A region of Numenius arquata unplaced genomic scaffold, bNumArq3.hap1.1 HAP1_SCAFFOLD_541, whole genome shotgun sequence DNA encodes the following proteins:
- the OTUD5 gene encoding OTU domain-containing protein 5 isoform X1 yields the protein MDPATAEQEHRFEKALREKKGFIIKRMKEDGACLFRAVADQVYGDQDMHEVVRKHCMDYLMKNADYFSNYVTEDFTTYINRKRKSTCHGNHIEMQAMAEMYNRPVEVYQYGTEPINTFHGIQHNEDEPIRVSYHRNIHYNSVVNPNKATIGVGLGLPSFKPGLAEQSLMKSAIKTSEESWIEQQMLEDKKRATDWEATNEAIEEQVARESYLQWLRDQEKQARGVTTPSPVSPQPRKASATCSSATAAAASGLEEWSGRSPRPRSAAPSPEHPGLHPEAPGPKPPSPGAPPAGKPPSPCAPGTSSQLGAGGGRATPPLVSLYPALECRAIMQQMSPTAFGLNDWEDDEILASVLAVSQQEYLETMKTSRHRDPAADKS from the exons ATGGACCCGGCCACGGCCGAGCAG GAGCACCGGTTCGAGAAGGCGCTGCGGGAGAAGAAAGGCTTCATCATCAAGAGGATGAAGGAGGACGGTGCCTGCCTCTTCCGGGCCGTGG CTGACCAAGTGTATGGAGACCAGGACATGCACGAGGTGGTGCGGAAGCACTGCATGGACTATCtg aTGAAAAACGCCGACTACTTCTCCAACTACGTGACGGAGGATTTCACCACCTACATCAACCGCAAGCGCAAGAGCACGTGCCACGGGAACCACATCGAGATGCAGGCCATGGCCGAGATGTACAACCGCCCCGTCGAGGTCTACCAGTACGGCACCG AGCCCATCAACACGTTCCACGGGATCCAGCACAACGAGGACGAGCCCATCCGGGTCAGCTACCACCGCAACATCCACTACAACTCCGTCGTCAACCCCAACAAGGCCACTAtcggcgtggggctggggctgccctcctTCAAACCGGgg ctggcagAGCAGTCATTGATGAAAAGCGCCATCAAGACCTCGGAGGAGTCCTGGATCGAGCAGCAGATGCTGGAGGACAAGAAGCGGGCGACCGACTGGGAGGCCACCAATGAGGCCATCGAGGAGCAGGTGGCCCGCGAGTCCTACCTCCAGTGGCTGCGCGACCAGGAGAAGCAGGCCCG gggggtgacAACCCCTTCTCCCGTGTCCCCGCAGCCCCGCAAGGCCAGCGCCACGTGCAGCTCggccacggcggcggcggccagcgGGCTGGAGGAATGGAGCGGGCGctcgccccggccccgcagcgccGCCCCCTCGCCCGAGCACCCCGGCCTGCACCCCGAGGCGCCCGGCCCCAAGCCCCCCTCGCCCGGCGCACCCCCCGCTGGCAAGCCCCCCTCGCCCTGCGCCCCAG ggaccagcagccagctgggggcgggagggggccgggccACCCCCCCGCTGGTGTCCCTGTACCCCGCTCTGGAGTGCCGCGCCATCATGCAGCAGATGTCCCCCACTGCCttcg GCCTGAACGACTGGGAGGACGACGAGATCCTGGCGTCGGTGCTGGCCGTCTCGCAGCAGGAGTACCTGGAGACCATGAAGACCTCCCGCCACAGAGACCCCGCCGCCGACAAGAGTTGA
- the OTUD5 gene encoding OTU domain-containing protein 5 isoform X2 — protein MDPATAEQQEHRFEKALREKKGFIIKRMKEDGACLFRAVADQVYGDQDMHEVVRKHCMDYLMKNADYFSNYVTEDFTTYINRKRKSTCHGNHIEMQAMAEMYNRPVEVYQYGTEPINTFHGIQHNEDEPIRVSYHRNIHYNSVVNPNKATIGVGLGLPSFKPGLAEQSLMKSAIKTSEESWIEQQMLEDKKRATDWEATNEAIEEQVARESYLQWLRDQEKQARGVTTPSPVSPQPRKASATCSSATAAAASGLEEWSGRSPRPRSAAPSPEHPGLHPEAPGPKPPSPGAPPAGKPPSPCAPGTSSQLGAGGGRATPPLVSLYPALECRAIMQQMSPTAFGLNDWEDDEILASVLAVSQQEYLETMKTSRHRDPAADKS, from the exons ATGGACCCGGCCACGGCCGAGCAG CAGGAGCACCGGTTCGAGAAGGCGCTGCGGGAGAAGAAAGGCTTCATCATCAAGAGGATGAAGGAGGACGGTGCCTGCCTCTTCCGGGCCGTGG CTGACCAAGTGTATGGAGACCAGGACATGCACGAGGTGGTGCGGAAGCACTGCATGGACTATCtg aTGAAAAACGCCGACTACTTCTCCAACTACGTGACGGAGGATTTCACCACCTACATCAACCGCAAGCGCAAGAGCACGTGCCACGGGAACCACATCGAGATGCAGGCCATGGCCGAGATGTACAACCGCCCCGTCGAGGTCTACCAGTACGGCACCG AGCCCATCAACACGTTCCACGGGATCCAGCACAACGAGGACGAGCCCATCCGGGTCAGCTACCACCGCAACATCCACTACAACTCCGTCGTCAACCCCAACAAGGCCACTAtcggcgtggggctggggctgccctcctTCAAACCGGgg ctggcagAGCAGTCATTGATGAAAAGCGCCATCAAGACCTCGGAGGAGTCCTGGATCGAGCAGCAGATGCTGGAGGACAAGAAGCGGGCGACCGACTGGGAGGCCACCAATGAGGCCATCGAGGAGCAGGTGGCCCGCGAGTCCTACCTCCAGTGGCTGCGCGACCAGGAGAAGCAGGCCCG gggggtgacAACCCCTTCTCCCGTGTCCCCGCAGCCCCGCAAGGCCAGCGCCACGTGCAGCTCggccacggcggcggcggccagcgGGCTGGAGGAATGGAGCGGGCGctcgccccggccccgcagcgccGCCCCCTCGCCCGAGCACCCCGGCCTGCACCCCGAGGCGCCCGGCCCCAAGCCCCCCTCGCCCGGCGCACCCCCCGCTGGCAAGCCCCCCTCGCCCTGCGCCCCAG ggaccagcagccagctgggggcgggagggggccgggccACCCCCCCGCTGGTGTCCCTGTACCCCGCTCTGGAGTGCCGCGCCATCATGCAGCAGATGTCCCCCACTGCCttcg GCCTGAACGACTGGGAGGACGACGAGATCCTGGCGTCGGTGCTGGCCGTCTCGCAGCAGGAGTACCTGGAGACCATGAAGACCTCCCGCCACAGAGACCCCGCCGCCGACAAGAGTTGA